The DNA segment CCGCTCGACCGAGATCGACCGCATGATCCTGGCCGGCTTCGTGCTCGGGTTGTCGACCCGCAAGGTCGGCGAGGTCTTGCTGGCGCTCCTGGGCCGGTCGGTCAGCGCCGCCACGGTGAGCCAGGTGGCCAAGACGCTGGACCAGGCGGTCGCCGGCTTCCACGCCCGGCCCTTGACGAACCGCTACCGGGCGCTCCTGCTCGACGGCGTGGTGCTGGCCCGCAAGACCGGGGCCGGCGCCATCCGCCGGCCGGTGCTGGTGGCGCTCGGGCTGACCTTCGAGGGCCGGCGCGAGATCATCGACTTCCGCCTGGCGAAGAGCGAGAGCGCCGCCGAATGGGAGCTGTTCCTCACCGACCTCTACCGCCGCGGCCTCACCGGCGAGGGGATACAGATGGTCTGCGTCGACGGCGGCGCCGGCCTGCTCGCCGCCCTGCCGGTGGTCCATCCCCACCTGCCGGTGCAGCGCTGCTGGGCGCACAAGATCAGGAACCTCCTGGACAAGGTGAAGAAAGCAGACCATGACGAACTCAAGCGCGGCCTGCACGACATCATGAACGCCGACACCCGGCCCCAGGCGCAGAGTGCGGCCCGGCGCTTCGCCGAGCGCTGGCAGTCCGATTATCCAAAAGTCGTGGCCAGCTTGCGCGAGGATCTCGAAGAGCTGCTGACCTGCTTGCGCTACCGCGATCCCAAACTCCGCAAGGCCGTCAGGACCACCAACGCCATCGAGCGCCGCTTCCGCGAAGTCCGACGACGCACCAGGCCCATGGGCACCTTCCAGGACCGAACCTCAATGGATCGCATCCTCTACGCCGTCTTCACCCACGAAAACAAAATGCAGGGCCTCAACACCCCTTTCCTGCTGACACATAACACTTGACGTTACCTCACTTCGTGCACAACGACATGATGATCGGTCGCGTTCCGGTCCGACAAGGTTTGCGTAGTGTATATCAGACCCGTTCGGGACACCGTCCAGGTAGGCGAGCGTGGTT comes from the Pseudomonadota bacterium genome and includes:
- a CDS encoding IS256 family transposase, with product MPQRAATIESLPMAFELVKAMQGEGLEWGEGYRPLGRRALAEIIEGQMAHAVDRWLEALPADAPADRRNGFYRRWLLSELGPIELSVPRSRRYCPVEVLKAYARRSTEIDRMILAGFVLGLSTRKVGEVLLALLGRSVSAATVSQVAKTLDQAVAGFHARPLTNRYRALLLDGVVLARKTGAGAIRRPVLVALGLTFEGRREIIDFRLAKSESAAEWELFLTDLYRRGLTGEGIQMVCVDGGAGLLAALPVVHPHLPVQRCWAHKIRNLLDKVKKADHDELKRGLHDIMNADTRPQAQSAARRFAERWQSDYPKVVASLREDLEELLTCLRYRDPKLRKAVRTTNAIERRFREVRRRTRPMGTFQDRTSMDRILYAVFTHENKMQGLNTPFLLTHNT